In Ferribacterium limneticum, a genomic segment contains:
- a CDS encoding response regulator: MRILIVDDNASMRDLLTALLSSQGYTVVGALEEGNGVIDAIRKLAPELVCLDYLLPGRDGLDILREINSLFPEIDVLFITASEAPGLEAKAADAGAAGFLRKPFGQKQVIDELRAVCDTRNRASEANVPAETRKAPLPQPTAAGAPKASGKQQPTVVIVDDNSSIRLLLKGLLSELGLNVVAQAANGEEAIRAAKAHQPTVLFLDVNMPILGGLEALPRIVEASPKTAVVMVTGDTSRAIVQQAAGLGARGYVVKPVRPAYVENFLKQLFNT; encoded by the coding sequence ATGCGCATTCTGATTGTTGATGACAATGCCTCGATGCGAGACCTGCTGACCGCCCTGCTGTCCAGCCAGGGTTACACGGTGGTGGGTGCGCTGGAAGAGGGCAATGGCGTCATCGATGCCATCCGCAAGCTGGCGCCGGAACTTGTCTGTCTCGACTACCTGTTGCCGGGTCGGGATGGCCTCGACATCCTGCGCGAAATCAATTCGCTGTTTCCCGAAATCGACGTGCTCTTCATCACCGCCTCGGAAGCCCCGGGGCTTGAAGCCAAGGCCGCCGATGCCGGTGCCGCCGGTTTCCTGCGCAAGCCGTTCGGCCAGAAACAGGTAATCGACGAATTGCGCGCCGTCTGTGACACGCGCAATCGTGCTTCCGAAGCCAATGTGCCGGCCGAAACCAGAAAGGCGCCACTGCCCCAGCCGACGGCCGCTGGCGCCCCCAAAGCATCCGGCAAACAGCAGCCGACCGTCGTCATCGTTGACGACAACAGCTCGATCCGCCTGCTGCTCAAAGGCCTGCTCAGCGAACTCGGCCTCAATGTGGTCGCCCAGGCGGCCAATGGCGAGGAAGCCATCCGCGCCGCCAAGGCCCACCAGCCGACCGTGCTCTTTCTCGACGTCAACATGCCCATTCTCGGCGGCCTCGAAGCGCTGCCCCGGATTGTCGAAGCCAGCCCGAAAACGGCCGTCGTCATGGTCACCGGTGACACTTCGCGGGCCATCGTCCAGCAGGCGGCCGGTCTCGGCGCCCGCGGCTATGTCGTCAAGCCGGTGCGCCCGGCCTATGTCGAAAATTTCCTGAAACAGCTGTTCAACACCTGA
- a CDS encoding c-type cytochrome, with the protein MNEELEQTPSPWKRRFLILFTLTVIIPGFIGLLLLKRFGEDIPVDYASPTEHFKYGSTGGEHEMGFPYWIWKALPEVCTQYLPGKGYQSLGMVYEKNPDGSDRDLPVGTSQRRFQGIDRVFVNCAVCHVSTVRTAADKPATIVLGMPAATFNMKAFEEFFFRCAADPKFSKEYILPEIEKQGANLDLLDRYLVYPIAIAIMRDRVLALAGRFDWVFKQHEWGPGRVDTFNSAKVIFNWPMHLLDPKEFDAPADFPSIWRQRQRMEPKEMQLHWDGNNTTVEERNKSAAFGTGTTPPTIDIERIKRVEAWIMDVEPLQFSAFFPVDRGIAAQGAPIYQKYCAACHGASGSDFSGQYVGTVEPLAKIGTDRRRLDSYTYTLAVNQATLYAGYPWRFTHFQKTHGYANMPLDGLWLRAPYLHNGSVPSLRDLLEPAAKRPKAFYRGNDVYDPEKVGFVSNISEAGGKKFFRLDTTVPGNGNGGHEGKAYGTELSSGEKAALVEFLKTF; encoded by the coding sequence ATGAACGAAGAACTCGAACAGACCCCCAGCCCCTGGAAGCGCCGCTTCCTGATTCTCTTCACACTCACCGTCATCATCCCCGGCTTCATCGGCCTGCTGCTCCTCAAGCGCTTCGGCGAGGACATTCCGGTCGACTACGCCAGCCCGACCGAGCATTTTAAATACGGCTCGACCGGCGGCGAGCATGAGATGGGCTTTCCCTACTGGATCTGGAAGGCGCTGCCCGAGGTCTGCACGCAATACCTGCCGGGCAAGGGCTACCAATCGCTCGGCATGGTCTATGAGAAAAACCCCGACGGCAGCGACCGCGATCTGCCGGTCGGCACCTCGCAGCGGCGTTTCCAGGGCATTGACCGCGTTTTCGTCAATTGCGCCGTCTGCCATGTCAGCACCGTGCGTACCGCGGCCGACAAGCCGGCCACCATCGTCCTCGGCATGCCGGCCGCCACCTTCAACATGAAGGCCTTCGAGGAGTTCTTCTTCCGCTGCGCCGCCGATCCGAAGTTCTCGAAGGAATACATCCTGCCCGAGATCGAGAAACAGGGCGCCAACCTCGACCTGCTCGACCGCTACCTCGTCTACCCCATCGCCATCGCCATCATGCGCGACCGCGTTCTCGCGCTGGCCGGGCGTTTCGACTGGGTCTTCAAGCAGCACGAATGGGGGCCGGGCCGGGTCGATACCTTCAATTCGGCCAAGGTCATTTTCAACTGGCCGATGCATTTGCTCGACCCGAAGGAATTCGACGCCCCGGCCGACTTCCCGTCGATCTGGCGCCAGCGTCAGCGCATGGAGCCGAAGGAAATGCAGCTGCACTGGGACGGCAACAACACCACCGTCGAGGAGCGCAACAAGAGCGCCGCCTTCGGCACCGGCACGACGCCGCCGACCATCGACATCGAACGCATCAAGCGCGTCGAAGCGTGGATCATGGATGTCGAGCCACTTCAATTTTCGGCATTTTTTCCGGTTGACCGTGGCATTGCCGCCCAAGGCGCGCCGATCTACCAAAAATACTGTGCGGCCTGCCACGGCGCCTCGGGCAGCGACTTCAGCGGCCAGTACGTCGGCACCGTCGAGCCGCTGGCCAAAATCGGCACCGACCGCCGCCGGCTGGACTCCTACACCTACACGCTGGCAGTAAACCAGGCCACGCTTTATGCCGGCTACCCGTGGCGCTTCACGCATTTCCAGAAAACCCACGGCTACGCCAACATGCCGCTCGACGGTCTGTGGCTGCGCGCCCCCTACCTGCACAACGGCTCGGTGCCCAGTCTGCGCGACCTCCTCGAACCGGCCGCCAAACGCCCGAAAGCCTTCTACCGCGGCAACGACGTCTATGACCCGGAGAAAGTCGGTTTCGTCTCGAACATCAGCGAAGCCGGCGGCAAGAAATTCTTCCGCCTCGACACCACCGTGCCTGGCAACGGCAACGGCGGCCACGAGGGCAAGGCCTACGGCACCGAACTGAGCTCCGGCGAGAAAGCCGCGCTGGTCGAGTTCCTCAAGACATTCTGA
- a CDS encoding OmpA family protein — MNNQSPRLSRSALCAAVFAALLLIAGCDSLKEFSASPTPSATASSMSSPPAAASPPPSAAAPAPPPAQPYDQAVLSAATALFTNAKLPPAGTPAQQKYALVIDPLIDGMTGAQSVTTRSMGRRLTDLMHERYPQFDVQAFSSANVARSPLVLIGTFTGVNAQRKTAGAREAYRICFALADLRTGKLVSKGLAFALPEGVDPTPLAFFRDAPAWSEDPATEGYIKTCQGTKAGDPINPLYLDRILAASVVAEGIEAYEAGRYREALDFYTSALAMPTGDQFRVHNGIYLANWKLGRRQPAEAAFAKVVDYGLEHQRLAVKFLFRPGSTAFMANAALSSSYPSWLKTIARRTGDSGKCLEITGHTSPTGPEPLNERLSLLRAEFIKSRLAQTSPGLDKRMIANGVGSRQTMVGNGRDDASDALDRRVEFKVIGC; from the coding sequence ATGAACAATCAATCTCCCCGCCTCTCGCGTTCAGCCTTGTGCGCTGCGGTTTTCGCTGCCTTGCTGCTGATCGCCGGCTGCGACAGTCTCAAGGAATTCAGCGCTTCGCCGACGCCGTCTGCTACCGCCTCTTCCATGTCATCCCCGCCGGCCGCGGCCAGCCCGCCACCATCAGCCGCCGCGCCAGCCCCACCGCCGGCCCAGCCTTACGACCAGGCGGTATTGAGCGCCGCCACCGCCTTGTTCACCAATGCCAAACTGCCACCGGCCGGCACCCCGGCCCAGCAAAAATACGCGCTGGTGATCGACCCGCTGATCGACGGCATGACCGGCGCCCAGTCGGTAACGACGCGTTCGATGGGCCGGCGGCTGACCGATCTGATGCATGAGCGCTACCCGCAGTTCGACGTGCAGGCCTTTTCGTCGGCCAATGTGGCGCGCAGCCCGCTGGTCCTGATCGGCACCTTCACGGGGGTCAATGCCCAGCGCAAGACGGCGGGCGCCCGCGAGGCCTACCGCATCTGCTTCGCGCTGGCCGATCTGCGCACGGGCAAGCTGGTCAGCAAGGGCTTGGCCTTTGCCTTGCCGGAAGGCGTAGACCCGACACCGTTGGCCTTTTTCCGCGACGCTCCGGCCTGGTCGGAAGACCCGGCGACCGAGGGCTACATCAAGACCTGCCAGGGCACCAAGGCCGGCGACCCGATCAACCCGCTCTACCTCGACCGCATTCTGGCCGCCTCGGTCGTCGCCGAAGGCATCGAAGCCTACGAGGCCGGCCGCTACCGCGAAGCCCTCGACTTTTACACCAGCGCCCTGGCCATGCCGACCGGCGACCAGTTTCGCGTGCACAACGGCATCTATCTCGCCAACTGGAAACTCGGCCGCCGGCAGCCGGCTGAAGCGGCCTTTGCCAAGGTCGTCGACTACGGCCTCGAACACCAGCGGCTGGCCGTCAAGTTCCTGTTCCGCCCCGGCTCGACGGCTTTCATGGCGAATGCGGCGCTGAGCAGCAGCTATCCGAGCTGGCTGAAAACCATCGCCCGGCGCACCGGCGATAGCGGCAAGTGCCTGGAAATCACCGGCCACACCAGCCCGACGGGACCGGAACCCTTGAACGAGCGACTGTCGCTGCTCCGGGCCGAATTCATCAAGTCGCGGCTGGCCCAGACCTCGCCCGGACTCGACAAACGGATGATCGCCAACGGCGTCGGCTCGCGGCAAACCATGGTCGGCAACGGCCGTGACGATGCCAGCGATGCGCTGGATCGGCGGGTCGAGTTCAAGGTGATCGGGTGCTGA
- a CDS encoding sulfate adenylyltransferase subunit 1: MTAHVEDHGLLRFLTCGSVDDGKSTLIGRLLFDTKTILADTLSAIAKTSEKRGMGAVDLSLLTDGLQAEREQGITIDVAYRYFSTGTRKYIIADAPGHEQYTRNMVTAASTANLAIILIDARKGVLTQTRRHSKLASLVGIPHLIVAINKMDLADYSQETYERIKGEYLEFAAKVGIEDIRFIPLSALNGDMIVDRGDNLNWYEGPTLLEMLEVAPAAHTEHTEKFRFPVQYVCRPQDSANPELHDYRGFMGRVEAGSIKVGDAVTVLPSGRESTVKAVQIGGVDIGEAFCEQSITLLLADEIDTSRGDMIVKSSEVPAAVKQIEATVCWMAEAPMDRARTYLIRHTTRDSKAKLAAIDHRLDVNTLEKVPAEKLAMNDIAQVTFKLAQPLFADPYLENRGTGAFIIIDESNNNTVGAGMIL; the protein is encoded by the coding sequence ATGACCGCCCACGTAGAAGACCACGGCCTGCTACGCTTTTTGACCTGCGGCAGCGTCGATGACGGCAAGAGCACGCTGATCGGGCGGCTGCTGTTCGACACCAAGACCATCCTCGCCGATACGCTATCGGCCATCGCCAAGACTTCCGAAAAGCGCGGCATGGGCGCGGTTGACCTGTCGCTGCTCACCGACGGCCTGCAAGCCGAGCGCGAACAGGGCATCACCATCGATGTCGCCTACCGCTATTTCTCGACCGGCACGCGCAAGTACATCATCGCCGATGCACCGGGCCATGAGCAGTACACCCGCAACATGGTCACCGCCGCGTCGACCGCCAACCTCGCCATCATCCTGATCGATGCGCGCAAGGGCGTCCTGACCCAGACCCGCCGCCATTCGAAGCTGGCCTCGCTGGTCGGCATCCCGCACCTGATCGTCGCCATCAACAAGATGGACCTCGCCGATTACTCGCAGGAAACCTACGAGCGGATCAAGGGCGAATACCTCGAATTTGCTGCCAAGGTCGGCATCGAAGACATCCGCTTCATCCCGCTCTCGGCGCTCAACGGCGACATGATCGTGGACCGTGGCGACAACCTGAACTGGTACGAAGGCCCGACCCTGCTTGAAATGCTCGAAGTCGCCCCGGCCGCCCATACCGAGCACACCGAGAAGTTCCGCTTTCCGGTCCAGTACGTCTGCCGCCCGCAGGATTCGGCCAACCCGGAACTGCACGACTACCGCGGTTTCATGGGCCGTGTCGAAGCCGGCTCGATCAAGGTTGGCGATGCCGTCACCGTCCTGCCCTCCGGCCGCGAATCGACCGTAAAAGCCGTACAAATTGGCGGCGTCGATATCGGCGAAGCCTTCTGCGAACAATCCATCACCCTGCTGCTCGCCGACGAAATCGACACCTCGCGTGGCGACATGATCGTCAAGTCGAGCGAAGTCCCGGCCGCCGTCAAGCAGATCGAAGCCACCGTCTGCTGGATGGCCGAAGCGCCAATGGACCGCGCCCGCACCTACCTGATCCGCCACACGACGCGCGACTCGAAAGCCAAGCTGGCCGCCATCGACCATCGCCTCGACGTGAACACGCTGGAAAAAGTCCCGGCCGAAAAGCTGGCGATGAACGACATTGCGCAGGTCACCTTCAAGCTGGCCCAGCCGCTGTTCGCCGACCCCTACCTGGAAAACCGCGGCACCGGCGCTTTCATCATCATTGACGAGAGCAACAACAACACGGTCGGGGCCGGGATGATTCTCTGA
- the cysD gene encoding sulfate adenylyltransferase subunit CysD produces the protein MTQRSTLSHLDWLEAEAIHIMREVAGQCSNPVLLFSGGKDSICMLRLAEKAFRPGKFPFPLMHIDTGHNYKEVVAFRDKRAAELGERLIVRSVEDSMARGTVVLKHEGESRNKHQSVTLLEAIEEFGFDACIGGARRDEEKARAKERIFSFRDEFGQWDPKNQRPELWSLYNARSHKGENIRAFPISNWTEMDVWQYIEREGLELPSIYFAHKRPVVMRQGSIVPVNVPLVGGGVANPSKPGEEIIDLQVRFRTVGDISCTAPVESDADDVSKIVFETATTTITERGATRLDDQTSDASMEQRKKEGYF, from the coding sequence ATGACCCAACGCTCTACCCTCTCTCACCTCGACTGGCTCGAAGCCGAAGCCATCCACATCATGCGCGAAGTGGCCGGCCAGTGTTCCAACCCGGTTCTGCTGTTTTCTGGCGGCAAGGACTCGATCTGCATGCTGCGCCTGGCCGAAAAGGCCTTTCGCCCGGGCAAGTTCCCCTTCCCGCTGATGCACATCGACACCGGCCACAATTACAAGGAAGTCGTCGCCTTCCGCGACAAGCGTGCGGCCGAACTGGGCGAGCGGCTGATCGTGCGTTCGGTTGAAGACTCCATGGCCCGCGGCACCGTCGTCCTCAAGCATGAAGGCGAGTCGCGCAACAAGCACCAGTCGGTGACCCTGCTCGAAGCCATCGAGGAATTCGGTTTCGACGCCTGCATCGGCGGCGCCCGTCGCGATGAGGAAAAGGCCCGCGCCAAGGAACGCATCTTCAGTTTCCGCGACGAGTTCGGCCAATGGGACCCGAAGAACCAGCGCCCGGAACTGTGGAGCCTGTACAACGCCCGCAGCCACAAGGGCGAGAACATCCGCGCCTTCCCGATCTCGAACTGGACGGAAATGGACGTCTGGCAATACATCGAGCGCGAAGGTCTGGAACTGCCGAGCATCTATTTCGCTCATAAGCGTCCGGTCGTCATGCGCCAGGGTTCCATCGTGCCGGTCAATGTGCCGCTGGTCGGTGGCGGAGTCGCCAACCCGTCCAAGCCAGGTGAAGAGATCATCGACCTGCAGGTCCGCTTCCGCACCGTCGGCGACATTTCCTGCACGGCCCCGGTCGAATCGGACGCCGACGACGTCAGCAAGATCGTTTTCGAAACCGCCACCACCACCATCACCGAGCGCGGCGCTACCCGTCTGGACGACCAAACCAGCGACGCCTCCATGGAACAACGCAAGAAAGAGGGTTACTTCTGA
- a CDS encoding c-type cytochrome, with the protein MSNCSCKTWLKYAALGLATLAVIGGMIGYDRGLREYPQPDWVTATPDMRFKYGSIGAEQDSGIPYWIFYVLPRVFPEKFKEDGKVVPGGYAALGVPWEMGRELPVGFTKTTIGFPRVANNCAVCHTTTYRVSPDSNPVFVVGGSGHTTNVQAFFRLLINCAKDPRFNADILMAEINRVTHLDWIDQLLYRFLIIPITKKRLLEREAQFAWLYRPDFPEWGRGRDDGMNLTRYFMIKAPMDDYFGPADMPAVWNLKKYDPAKGSRPNYAADTHDVHSVVIDSALGVLGAPPKNNARFMEQIEWLKTYLSQLQPPNYPFPIDQAKAASGIVLFNTHCAACHASDKTGTSLPLADVGTDRGRLDTWNKDAAIKANKIVTEMGLERKGLVEEDLPGYHIPFLDGLWLRAPYLHNGSVPTLRDLLEPAAKRPKVFWRGYDVYDQKNVGFVTDTPEAQRVGTRLDTASKGGGNQGHEFGTGLSGSEKDALVEYLKTL; encoded by the coding sequence ATGAGCAACTGTTCCTGCAAAACCTGGCTCAAATACGCCGCCCTCGGCCTCGCCACCCTCGCCGTCATCGGCGGCATGATCGGCTACGACCGCGGCTTGCGCGAATATCCACAACCGGACTGGGTGACCGCCACGCCGGACATGCGCTTCAAATACGGCTCGATCGGCGCCGAGCAGGACTCCGGCATCCCGTACTGGATTTTCTACGTGCTGCCGCGGGTCTTCCCCGAGAAATTCAAGGAAGACGGCAAGGTCGTCCCCGGCGGCTACGCGGCGCTCGGCGTGCCGTGGGAAATGGGCCGCGAACTGCCGGTCGGCTTCACCAAAACCACCATCGGCTTCCCGCGCGTCGCCAACAACTGCGCAGTCTGCCACACCACGACCTACCGCGTTTCGCCCGATTCCAACCCGGTCTTCGTTGTCGGCGGCTCAGGCCACACCACCAACGTCCAGGCCTTTTTCCGCCTGCTCATCAACTGCGCCAAGGACCCGCGTTTCAACGCCGACATCCTGATGGCCGAGATCAACCGCGTCACGCACCTCGACTGGATCGACCAGCTGCTCTACCGCTTCCTGATCATCCCGATCACCAAAAAGCGCCTGCTCGAACGCGAGGCGCAATTCGCCTGGCTCTACCGCCCGGACTTCCCCGAATGGGGCCGCGGCCGCGACGACGGCATGAACCTGACCCGGTATTTCATGATCAAGGCGCCGATGGACGACTACTTCGGCCCGGCCGACATGCCGGCCGTGTGGAACCTGAAAAAGTATGACCCGGCCAAGGGCAGCCGCCCGAACTACGCCGCCGACACCCACGATGTCCATTCCGTGGTCATCGATTCGGCGCTCGGCGTGCTCGGCGCCCCGCCCAAGAACAACGCCCGTTTCATGGAGCAGATCGAGTGGCTAAAAACCTACCTCTCCCAGCTCCAGCCACCAAACTACCCCTTCCCCATCGACCAGGCCAAGGCCGCCAGCGGCATAGTGCTGTTCAACACCCACTGCGCCGCCTGCCACGCCAGCGACAAGACCGGCACATCCCTGCCGCTCGCCGATGTCGGTACCGACCGCGGCCGCCTCGACACCTGGAACAAGGACGCCGCGATCAAGGCCAACAAGATCGTCACGGAAATGGGCCTCGAGCGCAAAGGACTGGTCGAGGAGGATTTGCCCGGCTACCACATCCCCTTCCTCGACGGCCTCTGGCTGCGCGCCCCCTACCTGCACAACGGCTCGGTGCCAACGCTGCGCGACCTGCTCGAACCCGCCGCCAAGCGCCCGAAAGTTTTCTGGCGCGGCTACGACGTTTATGACCAGAAGAACGTCGGCTTCGTCACCGACACGCCGGAAGCCCAACGCGTCGGCACCCGGCTCGACACCGCCAGCAAGGGCGGCGGCAATCAGGGGCACGAGTTCGGCACTGGCTTGTCAGGCAGCGAAAAGGATGCCCTGGTCGAGTATTTGAAAACGCTGTGA
- a CDS encoding J domain-containing protein, producing MHDTCSAAGDDEWVIWNGGLGVVTTATLGRVEVGPGGRTAWLEEPFDMVGPFDFDELETHGRISFAACIVMSRQRWQDDQAALKRESIHLRRAAQERINDEFARFFGRQGRHHGKRQPVDEREHREVLNLPASGKLERRQVNTAYRRLAQKAHPDVGGSHEQFVRITKARTVLLETIS from the coding sequence ATGCATGACACCTGTTCCGCTGCAGGTGACGACGAATGGGTCATCTGGAACGGTGGGCTCGGCGTGGTCACCACGGCCACGCTCGGCCGGGTCGAGGTCGGCCCCGGTGGCCGAACAGCATGGCTGGAAGAACCGTTCGACATGGTCGGGCCATTCGATTTCGACGAACTCGAGACCCACGGCCGAATAAGCTTTGCGGCCTGCATCGTCATGTCACGCCAACGCTGGCAGGACGACCAGGCGGCGTTGAAGCGGGAGTCAATCCACCTGCGCCGTGCCGCCCAGGAGCGAATTAACGACGAATTTGCCCGCTTCTTCGGCCGGCAAGGCAGACACCACGGCAAGCGCCAACCCGTGGACGAACGCGAACATCGCGAGGTACTGAATCTGCCGGCCAGCGGAAAACTCGAACGGCGCCAGGTCAACACCGCCTACAGACGGCTCGCCCAGAAGGCGCATCCCGACGTCGGGGGAAGTCATGAACAGTTCGTCCGCATCACCAAAGCGCGCACTGTCCTGCTCGAAACGATTTCGTGA
- a CDS encoding HDOD domain-containing protein, giving the protein MTLMIDFPFPGAAPWVDHFKTIEVPVLRHTVHQLDELRETANTINTRKLAAVIGHDPLMTLRLFQYMQANRSRRQSADITTIERSLVMIGTQNFYNSIQDPPILEQQLKGYPKAMLGLLKVIARSRVAAQWARDWALLRQNASFDEITMAALLHDLVEILMWCFAPNLAIRAKERLASEPGRRSSQIQEEVFGASLDDIAVELITHWGLPPLLCTLLNPADAETANVRNVKLAVDLARHSANGWNDPALPDDYQAIETLLHIGHSNLLERIGAPEEQVEAARLAEAEGDPLAS; this is encoded by the coding sequence ATGACCTTGATGATCGACTTTCCCTTCCCGGGCGCCGCCCCCTGGGTCGATCACTTCAAGACCATCGAGGTCCCGGTCCTGCGCCATACGGTGCACCAACTTGACGAGCTGCGCGAAACGGCAAACACGATCAATACCCGCAAACTGGCTGCCGTCATCGGGCACGATCCGCTCATGACCCTGCGCCTTTTTCAATACATGCAGGCCAACCGCTCACGCCGCCAGTCGGCGGACATCACGACCATCGAGCGTTCGCTGGTGATGATCGGCACGCAGAATTTCTACAACAGCATCCAGGATCCGCCCATCCTCGAGCAGCAGCTCAAGGGCTACCCGAAGGCCATGCTCGGCCTGCTCAAGGTCATCGCCCGGTCCCGCGTCGCTGCCCAATGGGCCCGCGACTGGGCCTTGCTGCGCCAGAATGCCAGCTTCGATGAAATCACCATGGCGGCGCTGCTCCACGATCTGGTCGAAATCCTCATGTGGTGCTTCGCCCCCAACCTAGCCATCCGGGCCAAGGAAAGGCTGGCCAGCGAACCGGGCAGGCGCAGCAGTCAGATCCAGGAGGAGGTTTTTGGCGCCTCGCTCGACGACATCGCCGTCGAACTGATCACCCACTGGGGGTTGCCGCCCCTGCTCTGTACACTTCTGAACCCGGCCGATGCCGAAACGGCGAATGTCAGAAACGTCAAGCTCGCCGTCGATCTGGCCCGCCACTCGGCCAATGGCTGGAACGACCCCGCCCTGCCGGACGACTATCAAGCCATCGAAACGCTGCTGCACATCGGCCACAGCAATCTGCTCGAACGCATCGGCGCCCCCGAGGAACAGGTCGAGGCAGCCCGCCTGGCCGAGGCCGAAGGCGACCCGCTGGCCTCTTAG
- a CDS encoding superoxide dismutase family protein has translation MLLRPAIALSALSIAVLSGCATSMSGPSASAELLARSGSMVSGTVNFSETDGRLRIEAKVAGLTPGEHGFHVHEAGDCSAPDASSAKGHFNPMSKAHGHHASEEHHGGDMPNLIASAQGEAKYTAELRGLTLSGPTGVVGRSVVIHADPDDYKSQPAGNSGKRIACGVIAAR, from the coding sequence ATGCTGCTCCGCCCCGCTATCGCCTTGAGTGCCTTGTCCATTGCCGTGCTGAGCGGCTGTGCGACCTCCATGTCCGGCCCGTCGGCCAGCGCCGAATTGCTCGCCCGTTCGGGCAGCATGGTCAGCGGTACCGTCAATTTTTCCGAAACGGACGGCCGTTTGCGCATTGAAGCCAAGGTGGCCGGGCTGACGCCGGGCGAGCATGGTTTCCATGTGCACGAGGCAGGCGATTGCAGCGCACCGGACGCGAGCAGCGCCAAGGGCCATTTCAATCCGATGAGCAAGGCGCACGGCCACCACGCCAGCGAAGAACATCACGGCGGCGACATGCCCAACCTGATCGCCAGCGCCCAGGGCGAGGCCAAATACACAGCGGAACTCCGTGGCCTGACCCTGAGCGGCCCGACCGGGGTAGTCGGGCGCAGCGTCGTGATCCATGCTGATCCGGACGACTACAAGTCGCAGCCGGCCGGCAATTCGGGCAAGCGCATCGCCTGCGGGGTGATCGCAGCGCGCTGA
- a CDS encoding toll/interleukin-1 receptor domain-containing protein has translation MTDIFLSYTERDRETARRVAEALGSAGWSVWWDRRIPAGETWRSVLEHALEDMRCMVVLWSAKSIESEWVYEEATEGRRHGKLVPVLIENVRPPAGFREIQAADLTGWDGSPDFDGLRMLLSDLEHLLGKPVVSAVDSPSSASLPTGKADAAHDSDPPYNTTDLPGRAKPATDGTKARWPLWALAGGVLLAGAAAFIGLSSRQQPVPAPPLPESASRQPERSAPPAAPTVVPAAPSPPTASVRPEVSRDSRAALASSTEPLSRSRTQPEPSTAIKRSDSTRLSSARCADLLARIQLGETLSEASQSRFDKECRQ, from the coding sequence ATGACCGATATATTCCTGAGCTATACCGAGCGTGACCGGGAGACGGCGCGGCGGGTTGCCGAGGCGCTTGGTTCGGCCGGCTGGAGCGTGTGGTGGGACCGGCGGATTCCGGCCGGGGAAACCTGGCGCAGCGTGCTTGAGCATGCGCTGGAAGACATGCGCTGCATGGTGGTTTTGTGGTCGGCCAAATCAATCGAAAGCGAATGGGTTTACGAGGAAGCCACCGAGGGGCGCCGGCACGGCAAGCTGGTGCCGGTGCTGATCGAGAATGTTCGCCCGCCGGCCGGTTTCCGCGAGATTCAGGCGGCCGATCTGACGGGTTGGGATGGCTCGCCCGATTTCGATGGCCTGCGCATGCTGCTGTCGGACCTTGAGCATCTGCTGGGCAAGCCGGTGGTGAGTGCCGTTGACAGTCCATCGTCGGCCAGCCTCCCGACCGGGAAAGCCGATGCAGCACACGATTCTGACCCGCCCTACAACACGACCGATTTACCCGGCCGGGCCAAGCCGGCGACGGATGGAACCAAAGCGCGCTGGCCACTTTGGGCGCTGGCTGGAGGCGTACTGCTGGCGGGTGCGGCTGCCTTCATCGGCCTGTCGTCGCGCCAGCAACCCGTTCCCGCGCCCCCGCTCCCGGAATCAGCCAGCCGGCAACCGGAGCGAAGCGCGCCGCCGGCTGCTCCCACCGTCGTTCCGGCCGCCCCTTCCCCGCCAACGGCAAGCGTCCGGCCGGAAGTTTCGCGTGACTCGCGCGCTGCGTTGGCATCCTCGACGGAGCCCCTGTCGCGCAGCAGAACCCAGCCTGAGCCTTCCACCGCCATCAAGCGGAGCGATTCGACCCGGCTGTCTAGCGCCCGCTGCGCCGATCTGCTGGCCCGCATCCAGCTCGGCGAAACGCTTTCCGAGGCCAGCCAATCCAGATTCGACAAGGAGTGCCGACAATGA